In Bradyrhizobium sp. G127, one genomic interval encodes:
- a CDS encoding IlvD/Edd family dehydratase produces MTKGLKKGLTSYGDPGFSLFLRKAFIKAMGYSDDALERPIVGITNTYSDYNPCHGNVPQLIEAVKRGVMLAGAMPMVFPTISIAESFSFPTSMYLRNLMAMDTEEMIRAQPMDAIVVIGGCDKTLPAQIMAAVSADLPTVVIPVGPMVVGHHKGEVLGACTDCRRMWGKFRAGEIDEVEIEAVNGRLAPSVGTCMVMGTASTMACITEALGLSLPMSATIPAPHSERVRSAELSGRRAAEMAVSGGPRPSELLTPAAFRNAQVVLQAIGGSTNGLIHLTAIANRTEHRIDLAAFDQLGRDVPVLIDLKPSGSHYMEHFHHAGGVPKLMKQLGDLIDLDAKTIAGGTLRDVVANAEEVPGQDAIRSRDNPITPEGAMAVLHGNLAPRGAIIKHSAASPKLLQHTGRAVVFESVEDMTLRVDDPNLDVTADDVLVLRNAGPKGAPGMPEAGYLPIPQKILRTGVKDMVRISDARMSGTAFGTIVLHITPESAVGGPLALVQTGDMIRLDVAKRRIDLLVDEVELTVRQLALGKPARPVWAKRGYAHLFYETITQADEGCDFDFMRREGPSGG; encoded by the coding sequence ATGACCAAAGGTCTCAAGAAGGGGCTGACCAGCTACGGCGATCCGGGATTTTCGCTGTTCCTGCGCAAGGCCTTCATCAAGGCGATGGGCTATTCCGACGACGCGCTGGAGCGCCCGATCGTCGGCATCACCAACACCTACAGCGACTACAATCCTTGCCACGGCAACGTCCCGCAGCTGATCGAGGCGGTGAAGCGCGGCGTGATGCTGGCGGGCGCGATGCCGATGGTGTTTCCGACCATCTCCATCGCCGAGAGCTTCTCGTTTCCGACCTCGATGTACCTGCGCAACCTGATGGCGATGGACACCGAGGAGATGATCCGCGCCCAGCCGATGGATGCCATCGTCGTGATCGGCGGCTGCGACAAGACGCTGCCTGCGCAGATCATGGCCGCCGTCAGCGCGGACCTGCCGACCGTGGTCATTCCGGTGGGGCCGATGGTGGTCGGCCATCACAAGGGCGAGGTGTTGGGCGCCTGCACCGATTGCCGCCGGATGTGGGGAAAGTTTCGCGCGGGCGAAATCGACGAGGTGGAGATCGAGGCGGTGAACGGGCGCCTCGCGCCATCGGTGGGGACGTGCATGGTGATGGGCACCGCCAGCACCATGGCCTGCATCACCGAAGCACTGGGATTGTCGCTGCCGATGAGCGCGACGATTCCCGCGCCGCATTCCGAGCGTGTGCGTTCCGCCGAACTGAGCGGCCGGCGCGCGGCGGAAATGGCCGTGAGCGGCGGGCCGCGTCCGAGTGAACTGCTGACGCCGGCTGCGTTCAGAAACGCGCAGGTGGTGTTGCAGGCCATCGGCGGCTCGACCAACGGGCTGATCCATCTCACCGCGATTGCCAACCGCACCGAACATCGCATCGATCTGGCGGCATTCGACCAGTTGGGCCGCGACGTGCCGGTGCTGATCGATCTCAAGCCATCCGGCTCACATTATATGGAGCACTTCCATCATGCTGGCGGCGTGCCGAAGCTGATGAAGCAGCTCGGCGACCTGATCGATCTCGATGCGAAGACCATCGCTGGCGGCACGCTGCGCGATGTTGTTGCCAATGCCGAAGAAGTGCCGGGGCAGGACGCGATCCGTTCGCGCGACAATCCGATCACGCCCGAAGGCGCGATGGCGGTGCTTCACGGCAATCTCGCGCCGCGCGGCGCGATCATCAAGCATTCGGCGGCATCGCCCAAGCTGTTGCAGCATACCGGCCGCGCGGTGGTGTTCGAGTCGGTGGAGGACATGACGCTGCGCGTGGATGATCCAAACCTGGACGTCACGGCGGACGACGTACTGGTGCTGCGCAACGCCGGGCCGAAGGGCGCACCGGGCATGCCGGAGGCGGGCTATCTGCCGATCCCGCAGAAGATTCTGCGCACCGGCGTCAAGGACATGGTGCGGATTTCCGACGCGCGCATGAGCGGAACGGCGTTCGGCACCATCGTGCTGCACATCACGCCGGAATCCGCCGTCGGCGGGCCGCTGGCGCTGGTGCAGACCGGCGACATGATCCGGCTCGATGTCGCCAAGCGGCGGATCGATCTGCTGGTCGATGAGGTGGAATTGACTGTACGCCAGCTTGCATTGGGCAAACCTGCAAGGCCGGTATGGGCTAAGCGGGGGTATGCACACCTGTTTTATGAGACTATCACGCAGGCGGATGAGGGCTGCGATTTCGATTTCATGCGGCGCGAAGGCCCGTCCGGCGGCTGA
- a CDS encoding IlvD/Edd family dehydratase, with product MKNDNDNVTKKTGETRKLRSQLWFDNPDNPGMTALYLERYLNYGLTRKELQSGKPIIGIAQTGNDLSPCNRHHIELAHRVREGIREAGGIAMEFPTHPIQETGKRPTAALDRNLAYLGLVEILFGYPLDGVVLTTGCDKTTPACMMAAATVNIPAIVLSGGPMLNGWHNGERSGSGTVVWKSREEMAAGKIDYEEFMEIVSSSAPSVGHCNTMGTASTMNSLAEALGFSLPGCAAIPAPYRERGQIAYETGKRAVEMVWEDLKPSDFLTRKAFENCIVVNSAIGGSTNAPIHINALARHIGVELSIEDWQTIGHDVPLLVNMQPAGYYLGEEFHRSGGVPAVVRELMKHKRIHEDALTVNGKTMGENCKNAAVPDSDVIRTYDKPLVKDAGFIVLRGNLFDSAIMKTSVISKEFRDRYLSNPKDPEAFEGRAIVFEGPEDYHHRIDDPSLNIDENCMLFVRGTGPIGYPGGAEVVNMQPPAALIKKGITSLPCIGDGRQSGTSGSPSILNASPEAAANGGLAILRTGDRVRIDLNKGEANILIPDAEVKQRHADLMANGGFPYPKNQTPWQELYRNTVGQQSTGACLELATRYHNIAGTVGVARDNH from the coding sequence GTGAAAAACGATAACGATAACGTCACGAAGAAAACTGGCGAGACGCGCAAACTCCGGTCCCAGCTCTGGTTCGACAATCCCGACAATCCGGGCATGACCGCGCTCTATCTCGAGCGCTACCTGAATTATGGGCTGACCCGGAAGGAGCTGCAATCGGGAAAACCGATCATCGGCATTGCACAAACCGGTAACGACCTGTCGCCCTGCAACCGCCACCATATCGAGCTTGCGCACCGCGTCCGCGAAGGCATCCGCGAAGCCGGCGGCATTGCGATGGAATTTCCAACCCACCCCATTCAGGAAACCGGCAAACGGCCGACCGCGGCGCTCGACCGCAACCTCGCCTATCTCGGCCTGGTCGAAATCCTGTTTGGCTATCCGCTCGACGGCGTGGTTCTGACCACCGGCTGCGACAAGACCACCCCCGCCTGCATGATGGCCGCCGCTACCGTCAACATTCCCGCGATCGTGTTGTCGGGCGGGCCGATGTTGAACGGCTGGCACAACGGCGAGCGTTCCGGTTCCGGCACCGTGGTGTGGAAATCACGCGAGGAAATGGCCGCGGGCAAGATCGATTACGAAGAGTTTATGGAAATCGTATCGTCCTCCGCGCCCTCGGTCGGGCACTGCAACACCATGGGCACCGCCTCCACCATGAACTCGCTGGCGGAAGCGCTCGGCTTCTCGCTTCCGGGTTGCGCTGCAATACCGGCCCCCTACCGTGAGCGCGGCCAGATTGCCTATGAGACCGGCAAGCGCGCCGTCGAGATGGTGTGGGAAGACCTCAAGCCGTCCGACTTCCTCACCCGCAAGGCGTTCGAGAACTGCATCGTGGTCAATTCGGCGATCGGCGGCTCGACCAACGCGCCGATCCACATCAACGCCCTCGCCCGCCACATCGGCGTGGAACTCTCCATCGAGGACTGGCAAACAATCGGCCATGACGTGCCGCTGCTCGTGAACATGCAGCCGGCGGGTTACTACCTTGGCGAGGAGTTTCACCGCTCCGGCGGCGTGCCGGCCGTGGTGCGCGAACTGATGAAGCACAAGCGCATCCACGAGGACGCGCTGACCGTCAACGGCAAGACCATGGGCGAGAACTGCAAGAACGCCGCCGTGCCCGACAGCGACGTGATCCGCACCTACGACAAGCCGCTGGTGAAAGACGCGGGCTTTATCGTGCTGCGCGGCAACCTGTTCGACTCGGCGATCATGAAGACCAGCGTGATCTCCAAGGAATTCCGCGATCGCTACCTCTCCAACCCGAAAGACCCGGAAGCATTCGAGGGCCGCGCCATCGTGTTCGAGGGACCGGAGGACTACCACCACCGCATCGACGATCCGTCGCTGAACATCGACGAGAACTGCATGCTGTTCGTGCGCGGCACCGGGCCGATCGGCTATCCCGGCGGCGCGGAGGTCGTGAACATGCAGCCGCCTGCGGCGCTGATCAAGAAAGGCATCACCTCGCTGCCCTGCATCGGCGACGGCCGCCAGTCCGGCACCTCCGGTTCGCCGTCGATCCTCAACGCATCGCCGGAAGCCGCCGCCAATGGCGGGCTTGCGATCCTCAGGACCGGCGACCGGGTCCGCATCGACCTCAACAAGGGTGAAGCCAACATCCTGATCCCCGACGCCGAGGTGAAGCAGCGCCACGCCGACCTGATGGCGAACGGCGGCTTCCCCTACCCGAAAAACCAGACGCCATGGCAGGAGCTTTACCGCAACACCGTGGGCCAGCAGTCCACCGGCGCCTGCCTCGAACTCGCCACCCGCTACCACAACATCGCGGGCACCGTCGGCGTCGCCCGGGACAACCACTAA
- the ugpC gene encoding sn-glycerol-3-phosphate ABC transporter ATP-binding protein UgpC codes for MASVHIHDVRKSFGGFEVLHGVTVPIEDGQFVVLVGPSGCGKSTLLRMLAGLERITSGTISIGDRVVNDVQPKERDIAMVFQNYALYPHMTVAKNMGFSLKLRDAPQAEIDKLVHRAADILALTPLLDRYPRQLSGGQRQRVAMGRAIVRDPQVFLFDEPLSNLDAKLRVAMRTEIKELHQRLKTTTVYVTHDQIEAMTMADKIVVMHDGIVEQMGSPLELYDHPDNKFVAGFIGSPAMNFLEGKLVGSNTPHVETANGAKLPLIASRTGLDGKPVIYGIRPEHLEFADDGIEADVIVVEPTGSETQIVARIGQQDLIAVIRDRRPVKPGDKVRLRPNPAAAHVFDKETEKRLIN; via the coding sequence ATGGCGTCCGTGCATATTCACGATGTGCGCAAATCGTTCGGCGGATTTGAAGTTCTTCATGGCGTGACCGTTCCGATCGAGGACGGACAGTTCGTTGTGCTGGTCGGACCAAGCGGCTGCGGCAAGTCGACCCTGCTGCGCATGCTCGCGGGCCTGGAAAGGATCACGTCGGGCACGATCTCGATCGGCGACCGCGTCGTGAACGACGTGCAGCCGAAGGAACGAGACATCGCCATGGTGTTCCAGAACTACGCGCTCTATCCGCACATGACGGTGGCCAAGAACATGGGCTTCTCGCTCAAGCTGCGCGACGCGCCGCAGGCCGAGATCGACAAGCTCGTGCATCGCGCCGCCGACATTCTCGCCCTGACGCCGCTGCTCGACCGTTACCCGCGGCAACTGTCCGGCGGCCAGCGTCAGCGCGTCGCCATGGGCCGCGCCATCGTGCGTGATCCGCAGGTCTTCCTGTTCGACGAACCGCTGTCGAACCTCGACGCCAAGCTGCGCGTCGCCATGCGCACCGAGATCAAGGAGCTGCATCAGCGGCTCAAGACCACCACGGTCTACGTCACCCACGACCAGATCGAGGCCATGACCATGGCCGACAAGATCGTCGTCATGCACGACGGTATCGTCGAGCAGATGGGATCGCCGCTCGAACTCTACGATCATCCGGACAACAAGTTCGTGGCGGGCTTCATCGGCTCGCCGGCGATGAACTTCCTTGAAGGCAAGCTGGTCGGCAGCAACACCCCTCATGTCGAGACCGCGAACGGCGCGAAGCTGCCGTTGATTGCGTCGCGCACCGGGCTCGACGGCAAGCCGGTGATCTACGGCATCCGTCCCGAGCATCTCGAATTTGCCGACGACGGCATCGAGGCCGATGTCATCGTGGTCGAACCGACCGGATCGGAAACCCAGATCGTCGCGCGGATCGGCCAGCAGGATCTGATCGCGGTGATCCGCGATCGCCGTCCGGTGAAGCCCGGCGACAAGGTCAGGCTGCGGCCCAATCCGGCCGCAGCCCATGTGTTCGACAAGGAAACCGAAAAGCGTCTCATCAACTAA
- a CDS encoding sugar ABC transporter permease: MSTIPASMSKPRYVSTLSFWQRLAANRNWIALWFMLPAAAFLILFLAYPLGLGVWMSFTDVRIGRPGVFIGLENYEWLMEDGVFWLSVFNTLLYTTIASVIKFGLGLYLALLLNRNMPFKAMIRAAVLIPFIVPTVLSAIAFWWIYDSQFSIISWSLIKLGIIQQNINFLGDSSWARASVIIANIWRGVPFVAITLLAGLQTVSPSLYEAATLDGASNWQRFRFITYPLLTPIIAVVMTFSVLFTFTDFQLIWALTRGGPVNATHLMATLSYQRGILSGRLGEGAAVATAMIPFLLAAITISWFGMQRRKWQQGSDND, from the coding sequence ATGAGCACGATACCGGCGTCGATGTCCAAGCCGCGTTACGTCAGCACCTTGTCGTTCTGGCAGCGGCTGGCTGCGAACCGCAACTGGATTGCACTGTGGTTCATGCTGCCGGCGGCGGCATTCCTGATCCTGTTCCTGGCCTATCCGCTCGGTCTCGGCGTCTGGATGAGCTTCACCGACGTCCGCATCGGACGGCCCGGCGTTTTCATCGGGCTCGAGAATTACGAATGGCTGATGGAAGACGGCGTGTTCTGGCTGTCGGTCTTTAACACGCTGCTCTATACGACCATCGCCAGCGTCATCAAATTCGGGCTCGGGCTTTATCTCGCGCTGCTGCTCAACCGCAACATGCCGTTCAAGGCGATGATCCGCGCCGCGGTGCTGATCCCGTTCATCGTGCCGACGGTTCTCTCGGCGATTGCATTCTGGTGGATCTACGATTCCCAGTTCTCGATCATTTCGTGGTCGCTGATCAAGCTTGGCATCATCCAGCAGAATATCAATTTCCTCGGCGATTCCTCCTGGGCGCGGGCCAGCGTCATTATCGCCAACATCTGGCGCGGCGTGCCGTTCGTCGCCATCACGCTGCTGGCGGGCTTGCAGACCGTCTCGCCGTCGCTCTATGAGGCCGCGACGCTTGACGGCGCCAGCAACTGGCAGCGTTTCCGCTTCATCACCTATCCGCTTCTGACGCCGATCATCGCCGTGGTGATGACCTTCTCGGTGCTGTTCACGTTCACGGACTTCCAGCTGATCTGGGCGCTGACCCGCGGCGGCCCGGTGAATGCGACGCATCTGATGGCGACGCTGAGCTATCAGCGCGGAATCCTGAGCGGCAGGCTCGGGGAGGGCGCGGCGGTCGCGACCGCGATGATTCCGTTCCTGCTCGCCGCGATCACGATCTCCTGGTTCGGCATGCAGCGCCGCAAGTGGCAGCAGGGGTCGGACAATGACTGA
- a CDS encoding carbohydrate ABC transporter permease: MTDHAAHPPATVAASDNSEGMSYLETLPSKIITLYIPLFIMVVILLFPFYWMALTSIKPDEQLIDMETYNPFWVVKPTLKHIQKLLFETQYPRWLWNTMYVAAAATFLSIVASVLAAYAIVRLRFKGAEAVSALIFLAYLVPPSILFIPLASVIHSYGLFDSPLSLILVYPTLLIPFSTWLLMGYFKTIPYELEECALIDGASRWQILTKIVLPLAVPGLISAFIFSFTLCWNEFIYALTFLSSTQNKTVPVAIVNEFVDGDIYKWGSLMAGALVGSLPLVILYAFFVEHYVSAMTGAVKE, translated from the coding sequence ATGACTGACCATGCAGCACATCCGCCTGCGACTGTCGCGGCCAGCGATAACAGCGAGGGCATGAGCTATCTGGAGACCTTGCCCAGCAAGATCATCACGCTCTACATCCCGCTCTTCATCATGGTCGTGATCCTGCTGTTCCCGTTCTACTGGATGGCGTTGACGTCGATCAAACCCGACGAGCAGTTGATCGACATGGAGACCTACAACCCGTTCTGGGTTGTGAAGCCGACGCTCAAGCACATCCAGAAGCTGCTGTTCGAAACCCAGTATCCGCGCTGGCTGTGGAACACGATGTATGTGGCGGCGGCGGCGACGTTCCTGTCGATCGTTGCCAGCGTTCTGGCGGCCTATGCCATTGTCCGCCTGCGCTTCAAGGGCGCGGAAGCGGTCAGCGCGCTGATCTTCCTGGCCTACCTGGTGCCGCCGTCGATCCTGTTCATTCCGCTGGCCTCGGTGATCCATTCCTACGGCCTGTTCGACTCGCCGCTGTCGCTGATCCTGGTCTATCCGACGCTGCTGATCCCGTTCTCCACCTGGCTTTTGATGGGATATTTCAAGACCATTCCGTATGAACTGGAAGAATGCGCGCTGATCGACGGCGCCAGCCGCTGGCAGATCTTGACCAAGATCGTGCTGCCGCTGGCGGTGCCGGGGCTGATCTCGGCCTTCATCTTCTCCTTCACGCTGTGCTGGAACGAATTTATCTACGCGCTGACCTTCCTGTCCTCGACGCAGAACAAGACCGTGCCGGTGGCGATCGTCAACGAATTCGTCGACGGCGACATCTACAAATGGGGATCGCTGATGGCGGGTGCGCTGGTCGGCTCGCTGCCGCTGGTCATCCTCTATGCGTTCTTTGTCGAGCATTACGTCTCGGCCATGACCGGGGCGGTGAAGGAATAG
- a CDS encoding SDR family NAD(P)-dependent oxidoreductase, translating to MNKIDLSGRFAVVTGGAQGFGRAITERFVASGAKVAIWDFDQTLAEKTAKEIGAAVTVLEVDVTDPAAVDAARDATLKAFGRIDILVNNAGIAGVNKPVVDLSYDEWRQVMKINLDGPFICCHAVVPVMVKQNYGRIVNIASIAGKEGNPNASHYSASKAGVIALTKSLGKELANTDIAVNAVTPAAAKTAIFDQMTQQHIDFMLSKIPRGRFLKVEELASLVTWMASEECLYTTGAVFDISGGRATY from the coding sequence TTGAACAAGATCGACCTCAGTGGACGGTTCGCCGTCGTCACCGGCGGCGCGCAGGGCTTCGGCCGCGCCATCACCGAGCGTTTCGTGGCCTCTGGCGCCAAAGTGGCGATCTGGGATTTCGACCAGACGCTGGCGGAAAAGACTGCAAAGGAAATCGGCGCGGCGGTGACCGTGCTCGAAGTCGACGTCACCGATCCTGCCGCGGTGGATGCGGCACGCGACGCGACGCTGAAGGCGTTCGGCCGCATCGATATTCTCGTCAACAACGCAGGCATCGCCGGCGTCAACAAGCCGGTCGTGGATCTGTCCTATGACGAATGGCGTCAGGTGATGAAGATCAACCTCGACGGCCCGTTCATCTGCTGCCACGCCGTCGTGCCGGTGATGGTGAAACAGAACTACGGGCGGATCGTGAACATCGCCTCCATCGCGGGCAAGGAAGGCAACCCGAACGCTTCGCACTACTCGGCCTCGAAGGCCGGCGTGATCGCGCTGACCAAATCGCTTGGCAAGGAACTGGCGAACACCGACATCGCAGTCAATGCCGTGACGCCCGCCGCCGCCAAAACCGCGATCTTCGACCAGATGACGCAGCAGCATATCGACTTCATGCTGTCGAAGATTCCGCGCGGGCGCTTCCTCAAGGTGGAGGAACTCGCGTCCCTCGTGACCTGGATGGCGTCGGAGGAATGCCTCTACACCACCGGGGCGGTGTTCGACATCTCGGGTGGCCGGGCGACGTATTGA
- a CDS encoding SDR family oxidoreductase has protein sequence MSDRLKGKRAFVTAGAAGIGRACALAFTREGATVIATDIDESGLAALKLEGVAETHKLDVRDTSAVHAMAKKVGKVDVLLNAAGFVHNGTVLDCADTDWDFSFDLNVKSMHRTIRAFLPLMLEGGGGSIVNIASAAGVFKAAPNRYVYSATKAAVAALSRSVAVDFITRGIRCNSICPGTIETPSMLGRAAALGSGGREMFVSRQPMGRLGTAEEIALLALYLASDESAFTTGVDHIIDGGWTL, from the coding sequence ATGTCCGACCGACTGAAAGGCAAGCGCGCATTCGTGACCGCCGGTGCGGCTGGCATCGGCCGCGCCTGCGCCCTCGCCTTCACCCGCGAAGGCGCGACCGTGATCGCGACCGATATCGACGAGTCCGGCCTTGCCGCGCTGAAACTGGAAGGCGTCGCCGAAACCCACAAGCTCGATGTGCGCGACACGTCGGCGGTCCACGCAATGGCGAAAAAGGTCGGCAAGGTCGATGTACTGCTCAACGCCGCTGGCTTCGTCCACAACGGCACCGTGCTGGACTGCGCCGATACCGACTGGGATTTCTCGTTCGACCTCAACGTCAAGTCGATGCACCGCACGATCCGCGCCTTCCTGCCCCTGATGCTGGAAGGCGGCGGCGGCTCGATCGTCAACATCGCTTCCGCCGCCGGCGTGTTCAAGGCCGCCCCCAACCGCTACGTCTACAGCGCGACCAAAGCCGCCGTCGCGGCGCTGTCGCGTTCGGTCGCGGTCGATTTCATCACCAGGGGCATTCGCTGCAATTCGATCTGTCCCGGCACCATCGAGACACCGTCGATGCTGGGCCGCGCGGCAGCGCTGGGCAGCGGCGGACGCGAGATGTTCGTCAGCCGCCAGCCGATGGGACGGCTCGGCACCGCGGAGGAAATCGCCCTGCTCGCGCTGTATCTCGCCAGCGACGAAAGCGCCTTCACCACCGGCGTCGACCACATCATCGACGGCGGCTGGACGTTGTAA
- a CDS encoding ABC transporter substrate-binding protein, with product MSDFTPNRRALLKGGASVLAGAATLTVDQLTGFATAWAQTTQWKPEAGAKINLLRWKRFVEAEDKAFMDIIAAFTKATGVEVNVSNESYDDIQPKASVAANTGQGLDMVWGLYSLPHLLPTKCVDVTDVADYLGKKYGGWADSANAYGKSKDGKWIGIPVAATGALMNYRISSCEKAGFKEFPKDTAGFLELCKALNKNGTPAGMALGHASGDANTWLHWALWTHGGYLVDKNDKVIINSPETLKALEYVKALYGEFIPGTASWNDSSNNKAFVSGQLHVTCNGISVYVTAKRENKAVADDMNHAYMPIGPAGKPTELHLPFTMLTFNFTKYPQACKALTAFMMEADQYNPWLTSASGYLSSFLNGYDNNPVWTSDPKNTVYRDVAKRTLTPGGLGTLGENAAAAIADFIVVDMFANYCTGREDAKGSIAFAERQAKRLYR from the coding sequence ATGAGTGATTTCACACCGAATCGGCGCGCGCTTCTGAAGGGCGGCGCTTCCGTGCTCGCGGGCGCCGCGACGCTGACGGTCGATCAGCTGACAGGATTCGCCACCGCCTGGGCGCAGACCACGCAGTGGAAACCCGAAGCCGGCGCCAAGATCAATCTCTTACGCTGGAAGCGCTTTGTCGAAGCCGAAGACAAGGCTTTCATGGATATCATCGCGGCCTTCACCAAGGCCACCGGCGTCGAAGTCAACGTCTCCAACGAATCCTACGACGACATTCAGCCCAAGGCCTCTGTTGCGGCCAACACCGGGCAGGGCCTCGACATGGTGTGGGGCCTCTACTCGCTGCCGCATCTCTTGCCGACCAAGTGCGTCGACGTCACGGATGTTGCAGACTATCTCGGCAAGAAGTACGGCGGCTGGGCGGACTCCGCCAACGCCTACGGCAAGAGCAAGGACGGCAAGTGGATCGGCATTCCTGTCGCGGCGACCGGCGCGCTGATGAACTATCGCATCAGCTCGTGCGAAAAGGCCGGCTTCAAGGAATTTCCGAAGGACACCGCGGGCTTCCTCGAACTCTGCAAGGCTCTCAACAAGAACGGCACCCCGGCCGGCATGGCGCTCGGTCACGCCTCGGGCGACGCCAACACCTGGCTGCACTGGGCGCTGTGGACCCACGGCGGCTATCTCGTCGACAAGAACGACAAGGTCATCATTAATTCGCCCGAAACCCTGAAGGCGCTGGAATACGTCAAGGCGCTCTATGGCGAGTTCATTCCCGGCACCGCATCCTGGAACGACTCGTCGAACAACAAGGCCTTCGTGTCCGGCCAGCTTCATGTCACCTGTAACGGCATCTCGGTCTACGTCACCGCCAAACGCGAGAACAAGGCCGTCGCCGACGACATGAACCACGCCTACATGCCGATCGGCCCGGCCGGAAAACCGACCGAACTGCATCTGCCGTTCACCATGCTGACCTTCAACTTCACGAAGTATCCGCAGGCGTGCAAGGCGCTGACCGCGTTCATGATGGAAGCCGATCAGTACAATCCGTGGCTGACGTCGGCGTCGGGCTATCTGTCGTCGTTCCTCAATGGCTACGACAACAATCCGGTCTGGACGTCCGATCCGAAGAACACGGTGTATCGCGACGTTGCCAAGCGCACGCTGACCCCCGGTGGCCTCGGCACGCTCGGCGAGAACGCGGCGGCGGCGATCGCGGACTTCATCGTGGTCGACATGTTCGCGAACTACTGCACCGGCCGCGAAGATGCGAAGGGCTCGATCGCCTTCGCCGAGCGTCAGGCCAAGCGTCTCTACCGCTAA
- a CDS encoding MFS family transporter, with amino-acid sequence MTTVALTAEQHADRRRRIWAIVGSSSGNLVEWYDFYAYAFTALYFAKAFFPEGNQTTQLLQTAAVFAIGFLMRPIGGYIFGSVADKYGRKTSMVTSILMMCGGSLAIGLLPTHDSIGIAAPILLLIARMIQGLSVGGEYGTTATYMSEVALPGQRGFFASFQYVTLIGGQLLASLVVLVIQLMLTDAELRAWGWRIPFFIGALCAIVALYLRLALHETSTEKSRSHEGAGSLRTIFTHHLKPFLLVLGYTAGGSLIFYTFTTYMQKYLVNTAQMDHRTVNVVMSAVLFTYMIMQPPFGALSDRIGRRTQMRLFGLLATLCVVPLMYAIGGVTNPYMAYVLIVLALAIVSLYTSISGVVKAEMFPPEVRALSVGFAYAIANALFGGSAEYVALWFKDQGTEPSFYWYVTVLCAIAFVAAIVMPDPKVKGYLHGHESDPD; translated from the coding sequence ATGACGACAGTTGCGTTGACCGCCGAGCAACACGCCGATCGCCGCCGCCGCATCTGGGCCATCGTCGGCAGTTCGTCCGGCAATCTGGTCGAATGGTACGATTTCTACGCCTACGCCTTCACGGCGCTGTATTTCGCCAAGGCGTTCTTCCCCGAGGGCAACCAGACCACGCAACTGCTGCAGACAGCCGCGGTGTTCGCCATCGGCTTTCTGATGCGGCCGATCGGCGGTTATATTTTCGGTTCCGTCGCGGACAAATACGGCCGCAAGACCTCGATGGTCACGTCCATCCTGATGATGTGCGGCGGATCGCTGGCCATCGGCCTGCTGCCGACCCATGACAGCATCGGGATCGCGGCGCCGATCCTGCTGCTGATCGCACGCATGATTCAGGGGCTTTCGGTCGGCGGCGAATACGGCACCACCGCCACCTATATGAGCGAAGTGGCGCTGCCGGGCCAGCGCGGTTTCTTTGCGTCATTCCAGTATGTGACGCTGATCGGCGGGCAGTTGCTGGCGTCGCTGGTCGTGCTGGTCATCCAACTGATGCTGACCGACGCGGAGCTCCGCGCCTGGGGCTGGCGCATTCCGTTCTTCATCGGCGCGCTGTGCGCCATCGTCGCCCTTTATCTACGCCTGGCCCTGCACGAGACGTCGACGGAAAAAAGCCGGTCCCACGAAGGCGCGGGATCGCTGCGCACGATCTTCACCCATCATCTAAAGCCATTCCTGCTCGTGCTGGGCTACACCGCCGGCGGATCGCTGATTTTCTACACGTTCACCACCTACATGCAGAAATATCTGGTGAACACGGCGCAGATGGACCATCGCACCGTGAATGTCGTCATGAGCGCGGTGCTGTTCACCTACATGATCATGCAGCCGCCATTCGGCGCGCTGTCCGACCGGATCGGACGCCGCACCCAGATGCGGCTGTTCGGCCTGCTGGCGACGCTCTGTGTCGTGCCGCTGATGTATGCCATCGGCGGCGTGACCAATCCCTATATGGCCTATGTCCTGATCGTGCTCGCGCTGGCGATTGTCTCGCTCTACACCTCGATCAGCGGCGTCGTGAAGGCGGAGATGTTTCCGCCGGAGGTGAGGGCGCTCAGCGTCGGCTTTGCCTATGCCATCGCGAACGCGCTGTTCGGCGGTTCGGCGGAGTACGTCGCGCTGTGGTTCAAGGACCAGGGCACGGAGCCGAGCTTCTACTGGTACGTCACCGTGCTGTGCGCGATTGCATTCGTGGCAGCCATCGTGATGCCGGACCCCAAGGTCAAGGGCTACCTGCACGGGCACGAGTCGGACCCGGATTAG